One region of Armigeres subalbatus isolate Guangzhou_Male chromosome 3, GZ_Asu_2, whole genome shotgun sequence genomic DNA includes:
- the LOC134225166 gene encoding LIM domain-binding protein 2 — MIVSRRGVNAGPALSLPSTLEDSTNNWKGTPSGPSDPSQQPGGPGGPGGPGGGGGGPGGGGPGGQGGGVNSFGGPAGGNNFGGPVFPAAGQGSPAGGSAANNYVPPGTGSNTPQYTASPAPSGSSTPGPGPQNVGSGFPPPNAGGGGPGPYNGPGGGPVAGGPFGSPSANGPQFGRPGSSGSAFGSGPHFTSPGGPGSFGGPQFGLPPGSPFGHGPNGPQMGGPMNQGHMMGGPQPVDRMDQRFAYSQLNVPRRHAYFGQPDYRIYELNKRLQQRTEESDNCWWDSFANEFFEDDATLTLTFCLEDGPKRYTIGRTLIPRYFRSIFEGGVTELYFNLRHSKESFHNTSITLDCDQCTMETLHGKPMYTKVTTEGRLILEFTFDDLMRIKSWHFAVRAHRELIPRSVVAMHTQQPDPSMLEQLTKNITRQGITNSTLNYLRLCVILEPMQELMSRHKAYALSPRDCLKTTLFQKWQRMVAPPDAQRPANKRRKRKGSSSGAGAGNAGPPVPSKKRSPGPNFSLASQVDVMVVGEPSLMGGEFGDEDERLITRLENTQYDAANSLDHESHNAFGGHNDSPMTGPGGPGGPNSWQVDRGGGPGAPNNSGPASQDSDKKSPSVSQ, encoded by the exons TGAGTCGCCGTGGAGTGAATGCTGGACCGGCATTGAGCTTGCCATCTACACTGGAGGACTCTACGAATAATTGGAAAGGAACACCTTCGGGTCCGTCCGATCCGTCGCAGCAACCCGGTGGACCGGGAGGCCCTGGTGGCCCGGGCGGTGGTGGAGGAGGTCCCGGCGGCGGAGGCCCTGGCGGTCAAGGTGGAGGCGTCAACAGCTTTGGTGGACCCGCGGGAGGGAACAATTTCGGCGGGCCCGTGTTTCCTGCCGCCGGTCAGGGATCCCCCGCGGGAGGATCCGCGGCAAATAACTATGTCCCACCTGGCACTGGTTCGAATACCCCGCAGTATACGGCCTCTCCTGCTCCATCGGGTTCCAGCACGCCTGGTCCCGGCCCGCAGAATGTAGGCTCTGGGTTTCCTCCACCGAATGCCGGCGGAGGCGGTCCCGGTCCTTACAATGGCCCCGGGGGAGGTCCTGTCGCTGGTGGCCCATTCGGTTCACCGTCCGCCAATGGTCCACAGTTCGGTCGGCCGGGTAGTTCCGGCTCGGCCTTCGGCAGTGGACCTCACTTTACGTCGCCGGGTGGCCCCGGTAGTTTTGGTGGGCCACAGTTTGGTCTACCTCCTGGATCGCCCTTCGGTCACGGGCCCAACGGCCCGCAGATGGGTGGACCGATGAACCAAGGACACATGATGGGAGGACCGCAGCCGGTTGATCGAATGGATCAAAG GTTTGCTTACAGTCAATTGAACGTTCCCAGAAGGCATGCTTACTTCGGACAACCTGACTATAGAATATATGAATTAAATAAGCGATTACAGCAAAGAACTGAA GAAAGTGATAACTGTTGGTGGGATTCATTCGCGAATGAATTCTTTGAAGACGATGCAACCCTAACACTAACATTTTGTTTGGAAGATGGACCAAAAAGATata CTATAGGACGCACACTAATTCCTCGTTATTTTCGAAGTATCTTCGAAGGCGGTGTAACTGAACTGTACTTTAACCTGCGACACTCGAAAGAGTCGTTTCATAATACATCTATTACGTTAGACTGTGACCAGTGCACGATGGAAACGCTGCACGGGAAACCTATGTACACCAAG GTGACTACCGAGGGTCGACTAATACTAGAGTTCACCTTCGACGATCTGATGCGGATAAAGTCGTGGCATTTTGCGGTGCGGGCGCACCGAGAACTGATACCCCGCTCAGTAGTGGCAATGCATACCCAACAGCCGGACCCGTCGATGCTGGAGCAGCTGACGAAGAATATCACCCGGCAAGGAATTACCAATTCGACACTAAACTATCTGCGC CTATGTGTGATATTAGAACCGATGCAGGAATTAATGTCTAGGCACAAAGCGTACGCGCTGAGTCCGCGGGACTGCCTGAAGACGACGCTGTTCCAAAAGTGGCAACGGATGGTGGCACCGCCGG ATGCGCAACGGCCAGCCAACAAACGGAGGAAACGCAAGGGCTCCAGTTCCGGGGCGGGGGCGGGCAATGCCGGACCGCCGGTGCCGAGTAAAAAACGATCACCCGGGCCGAACTTCTCGCTGGCGTCGCAGGTG GACGTAATGGTGGTGGGAGAACCCTCGCTGATGGGCGGCGAATTTGGCGATGAGGACGAACGGCTCATTACCAGGCTAGAAAATACGCAATACGATGCGGCCAATTCCCTAGATCATGAAAGTCACAATGCGTTCGGTGGTCACAACGACTCGCCGATGACGGGTCCGGGCGGCCCTGGGGGTCCCAACTCGTGGCAGGTGGATCGGGGCGGTGGTCCGGGGGCACCGAACAACAGCGGGCCGGCCAGTCAAGATTCGGACAAGAAGAGCCCGTCGGTGTCCCAGTGA